The window TGCTCATGGATGGGCACGCCGCAGAAGGCCTCGTAGTCGATCAGCTCCCGGATGGTGGGGTTCTCCCCGCAGACGGGGCAGGCCGGGTTCTTGCGCAGCTTGAGCTCCCGGAAGCGCATGCTCAGGGCATCGTAAAGCAGCAACCGGCCGATCAGCGGCTCGCCCTGGCCGATGATCAGCTTGATGGCTTCGGTGGCCTGGATGGCTCCGATCACCCCGGGCAGCACGCCGAAGACCCCGCCCTCGGCGCAGGAGGGCACCAGGCCGGGCGGCGGGGGCTCCGGGTAAAGGCAGCGATAGCAGGGCCCCACCCGGGCGTCGAAGACGGTGGCCTGCCCCTCGAACCGGAAGATGCTGCCGTAGACCAGGGGCTTCCCCAGGAACACGCAGGCGTCGTTGACCAGGTAGCGGGTGGGGAAGTTGTCCGTGCCGTCGATGATGATGTCGTAGTCTTTGAGGATCTCCAGGGCGTTGGCGCTGGTCAGCACCGTCTCGTGGGTCTCCACCGTGATGTCCGGGTTGAGGTCCAGCAGACGCGCCTTCGCCGAGGCCAGCTTGGGCTTGCCCACCCAGGAGGTGCCGTGCAGGATCTGGCGCTGCAGGTTGCTCTCGTCGACCACGTCGAAATCCACCAGACCGATTCGCCCCACCCCGGCGGCGGCCAGGTAGAGGGCGGCGGGGGAGCCCAGCCCGCCCGCCCCGATGATGAGGACGCTGGCGGCCTTCAGTTTCTTCTGGCCGGTCAGGCCCACCTCCGGCATCAGGAGATGCCGGCTGTAGCGGCGGATCTCCTCGTTCGTCAGGATGACCTCGTTCACGTTCTGCATCCGAACCTCCCGAAAGGGGAAGGATAACCGTCAGGAAAGCGGGGTGGATCCCTCGAGCTTCCTCTGAAGCTGGAGCCACTGCCGGCGCAGCGTCTCCGCCGTCGCCACCCCGTTGTTGACCGCCCGCACCGTCCCGGAGGCGTCCACCCACATGGTGGTCGGCACTGTCCAGACCCGGTAGCGGGTTGCAGCCTCCGGCTCCGCGGTGACGTCCACCGCTCGCACCCGCACGGCCTCCCGCCACTCCGCCGCAAGGGTCTCGAGGATCGGCGTCTGGATCAGACGGCACGGGCCGCAGGAGGGCGTGTAGAAATACAGGAGGGTCAGCGGACCCTCCAGGTCCTCCGCTCGTGGCCGGGCCAGCCGGCGCTGGGCGCAGGCGATCAGGCACCAGGCCAGCCAGAGGCCCAGCAGCACCCCAAGGGCCATCAGGGCCCGCTCGATCATCCCTCCACCTCCCGACGTTCGATGGGCCGGGCGGTGAAGCCGGGGACGCCCAAGCGGCTCAGCTGGTAATACACGAAACAGCCGGCGCAGAACCCGAAGAAGAGGTTCAGGGCGGCCAGGACGATCACCAGCCAGGCCAGGGCCCAGCCGATTGGGGTGTAGCCCAGGAAAAGAGCCGCCGCCCCCAGGGCCAGGAAGGTCCCGCCCAGCCCCTGGGCGAACCGGTGGGGCTCCGGGTTGTCCGTCAGCACCCGGGGCCGCAGCCACCCCCGCGGCTTCAGAATCCGAAAGTAGATCTGCTGGAACAGGGCGGCCGCGGGGAAGGCGGTTCCCACCAGCATCACGAGGGCCACGAAGGCCACCAGCGCCGGCAGGTTGAACACGAAGGCCAGCAGGTTCAGGGTGATGATGCTGGCCTGATTGAACTTCAACGCCGTGTGATCCACCCGTCGTTCCACCATCTCCCACCTCCATCGGCGATCCGGTGCCGGTTCAGGACCCGGGCGACCTTCCGCCGGCGATGGAGGGCACGATGCTGAGGGTCTGCCCATCCGGGATCGGGGTCTCCTCCCCCTGCAGATAGCGGACGTCCTCATCGCCCAGGTAAAGATTCACGAAGGAGCGCAGGCGCCCCTCTTC is drawn from Thermoflexus hugenholtzii and contains these coding sequences:
- a CDS encoding MoaD/ThiS family protein; the encoded protein is MAVQILIPTPLRVYTRGEKVVTVEARTVGEALRALTDQFPELKRHLFNEEGRLRSFVNLYLGDEDVRYLQGEETPIPDGQTLSIVPSIAGGRSPGS
- a CDS encoding DUF4395 domain-containing protein, which translates into the protein MVERRVDHTALKFNQASIITLNLLAFVFNLPALVAFVALVMLVGTAFPAAALFQQIYFRILKPRGWLRPRVLTDNPEPHRFAQGLGGTFLALGAAALFLGYTPIGWALAWLVIVLAALNLFFGFCAGCFVYYQLSRLGVPGFTARPIERREVEG
- the moeB gene encoding molybdopterin-synthase adenylyltransferase MoeB, whose product is MQNVNEVILTNEEIRRYSRHLLMPEVGLTGQKKLKAASVLIIGAGGLGSPAALYLAAAGVGRIGLVDFDVVDESNLQRQILHGTSWVGKPKLASAKARLLDLNPDITVETHETVLTSANALEILKDYDIIIDGTDNFPTRYLVNDACVFLGKPLVYGSIFRFEGQATVFDARVGPCYRCLYPEPPPPGLVPSCAEGGVFGVLPGVIGAIQATEAIKLIIGQGEPLIGRLLLYDALSMRFRELKLRKNPACPVCGENPTIRELIDYEAFCGVPIHEHEVRTEFDITPQELKAMLERDGRGIVLLDVREPHEWEICRLEGAILIPLRELPAHLNRLDPTREYVVYCKTGARSAQAARIMQAAGLRVRNLRGGINAWSREVDPNVPLY
- a CDS encoding co-chaperone YbbN, which gives rise to MIERALMALGVLLGLWLAWCLIACAQRRLARPRAEDLEGPLTLLYFYTPSCGPCRLIQTPILETLAAEWREAVRVRAVDVTAEPEAATRYRVWTVPTTMWVDASGTVRAVNNGVATAETLRRQWLQLQRKLEGSTPLS